ATCTTCCACCAAATTGAAGAGAGGAAATTAACgagagatttttaagtagattcagtctaccacatcatccgtgaactaatctaatatattatgacacgtcattaaaatagtggcactatcgtaattttgtttattacttgtttacacttttgaatagtaatattacgatagtacGTTATTttaagggaaaagggtcatttatgcccctaacgtttgcCTCAAGGATCAAGCAAGCCctcaacgtttagaaaggttcaaatacgcccccaacgtcttaaaaagtgaacaaccaggcccccattttgacttataaatgaaaCGATGGGGACCTGATTGTCAAAATTGGAGGGCTTGATTGTTCATTGTTCAAgacgttgggggcatatttgaacctttccggacaTTGAGGGCTTGCTTGATCCTATAGGCAaaccttaagggcataaatgacccttttcccatattttaatgacgtgtcataatgtgataaatTTAGTTCACGAataacgtggtggactgagtctacctaaaaatttctcgaaAATGAACTTTCATTGaattatattcataaaaaaatatttgtctaGATCTCACGGGTATTTGTATGAATATTCATCCAAATCTTATCCGACTGGATTAAAAATCTTTAccgctttttttttattttttagcaaAAATGGACCTATTCTAATTGTTAGCGGAGATTAGCGGGTTAATTATGGTAGTAAACAACCCACTGGCTGGTAGAAGAAGGGTCGAACCCCTGCCCTCTGCCCTCTGAGAAGTGCAATTATGAGTGTCCCCACCGGGCCACACCTCACATGCCTTTACCGCTTACTTTTATTGAATAAATGGTAGtacaattgttaaaaaaaatgaagagacGAGAAAGGGGCATAGTAAGCGACGAAATGCTCCGGGGAGTTTAttgataacatttttttttaattataaactgttttaacCGAGGAagggataaataaataattaggaATTTGCCTCACCTTGTGGAATGTTTCAAATCTTGCTGACGAACTTGGATCATTTAGCAATTTCAAGAAATGCAGGTTTAAGATCTTGGCTTTTCACTTCACATAGACATTAATAAACCATCTTGTTTCTAGCCGCTGCACTCTCCGATCCACTGAAATACATTTAATGATCTAGTTAGCCTGAGTAGATCACCAATGTTTTtgcatatttacttttacaattcACTCACTAATAATAATATGTGATATTACACATAAAATTTTAAgcttgttttattattttctttgacGTAGCCGGACTATCATGAACTTGAACCAAAGACATCGCGAACAAACgagttttgtaaaaaaatacaatcaatATTTTgatcatccaaaaatattttattttacttttaatttttttcatttatatttaatcttaaaaatcattaattctatcttattttttaattttcattcaaataattgtttaaaaatatttaaaaaacataaaaaaaatggaagtgGCTGACATGATTGCGAAGAGGTGCAGGCAGTTGACCTGAGTgttgttaaaataatattataataataataataataataataataataataataaatgtaataataataattatttaactggtatatttattttcttccaGACTGTTAGGTCATACCTAAGAATGCACAGTCCAATTTGTTTACTGTTTAGCTGTCTTTGAAATTTGAATGATTCTTTAATagtactattattttatcatcaTATAATAATCTCACATCACCACCTTACTAACTTCTTCCAACCAAAAGTCCACTTTCATtttaaacactaattaatatttaaatgttataatAATTGATAGTtgctaatatttttatcaaatttcatCAGCCAAGTTGTTTTGTTAGGCCAAGCATCATCAACCAAAtctttattttaatctttatatCACTCTCAAATCAATATAATAATACATTATTTCGATAACCATATGAAATTGAGAACAGAAATGAAAAAACCAATTCCAAATTTCCAATACTAGTGCCAAATATTTATCAGCAAACTGATTACTAATTTCTTTTTTCATCATCCGAATTTAATCTCGAACTCAAACTCAAACTCGAACTCTAACAAACCTCTACATGAAAACTTTATTTTCAttgactattatttttttattttgttctttGGTTTCGGGTGCAATGTTCACAGAATTCTTATATCCAAATTTCAGTGCTTCGAACTTCCGATTCATCGACAATCAAGGAACTTTTCTGTTATCTCGTAATCAAACATTTAAGGTTTCTATCTTTAATCCCGGAGAGCAGTCAAATTTCTACTTGTGTGTGATACACGTAACGTCCCACACTATCATATGGTCCGCTAATCGTAATGCTCCGATCCCGACGTCGGGAAACATGGAACTTACACCCCAAGGAATCCATATTTACGAAGGTAACACTCTCAAATGGTCAACTCCGGCGTTGAAATCTTCCGTTCAGGCGTTACAGCTAACTGAGATGGGCAATCTTGTTTTGTTAGACCAACTTAATAATTCTCTTTGGCAGAGTTTTGACGAGCCAACGGATACGATTGTCATCGCACAAAGCTTACCTCAGGGGAAAGTTCTAACGAGTGGTGTATCAGATGATAACTTATCGGCCGGTGATTACAGGCTCGCGATCACAGATTCGGATGCGATTTTACAGTGGCGAGGGCAGACATATTGGAGATTGTCAATGGAGACAAGGGCTAATAGAAACTCTAATTTTATTGTTGAATATATGGCAATGAACAGTTCTGGTATGTTCTTATTCGGTCGGAGCGGTTTGGCTGTAGTAATGCAGATGAGTTTGTCCCCGTCCGATTTCCAAATTGCCCGCTTGGATCCTTCAGGTCAGTTCATCATCAGCAGACTAATTTCCGGTGCCAAGATGGAACAGGAATTTGTCGGGCCAACTGATGGCTGTAAAATTCCACTTGTCTGCGGAAAAATCGGATTGTGTACTGAAAATACGTCGAAAAGAACATCGTGTTCATGTCCGCAAGGTTTTCAAAAACATTCGAGTACTTGCATGCCAAGTGACGGTTCTTCATTCCCACAAGCTTGTAATAATCTGACCAAAAAAGGTGATATTTCAAATAATTCCTCTgatatttcatatatcaaacTTGGTTATGATATGAATTATTTCTCTATTCAATTCTCTCAACCTATAAGATACAGCGTAAACTTATCAGTTTGTCAAGGATTATGCACGTCAGACTGTTCTTGTTTGGGGATTTTTCATGAGAATTCATCAGGTTCTTGCTATGGAATTGAAAATGATTTGGGTTCTATCATATCAACCACCGCACTTGATGATCAGAATGATCTTTTGGGGTTCATTAAAGTTATAGCTAGCTCAGCTTCGGACGGCGGTAACACCAGTGAAAATGAACAGTTTCCGGTGATTGCTCAGATTCTGTTACCTTCAACAGTTTTTCTCGTTGCGGTTGCTTTTGGTTTTTTCTGGTGGAGAAGACGGAGAATTTCTAAGAAGAAGGTGCTAAAATTTGGTCAGGTAAGCTCACGTTCTTCTATAGATCTAGATAGCTTTCATATTCCTGGTTTACCCCAACGGTTTGATTATGAAGAACTCGAATTGGCTACTGAAAACTTTAAAACCAAGATTGGATCAGGTGGCTTTGGTTCTGTATATAAAGGAATATTTCCTGATAAATCAATCGTAGCGGTCAAGAAACTGACCAATTTAGGAGTACAAGGCAAAAAAGATTTCTGCACTGAAATTGCTATTATTGGAAGTATTCACCATGTCAATCTAGTGAAATTGAGAGGCTTTTGTGCACAAGGTAGACAACGGCTCTTGGTTTACGAGTACATGAACCGTGGCTCGTTGGATAGGACCCTGTTTGGTAATGGTCCGATCTTAGAATGGCAAGAGAGGTTCGATATAGCACTCGGAACTGCACGCGGGCTCTCGTATTTGCATACCGGGTGCGACCATAAAATCATCCATTGTGATGTTAAACCGGAGAATATTCTTTTGCACGACCATTTTCAGGCTAAGTTATCGGATTTCGGCCTATCGAAGCTTTTAAGCCCCGAAGAGTCGAGTTTATTCACGACAATGAGAGGCACTCGCGGCTATCTCGCTCCGGAATGGCTAACGAACTCAGCTATTTCGGAGAAAACCGACGTTTACAGCTTCGGAATGGTGCTTCTTGAGCTCGTGAGCGGAAGAAAAAATTGCTTAACCCGATCGCAAAGCCATAGCAAAGACAACAGTCACAGTGGCGGTGGATCGACATCTTCGTTGGTATCGGAATTGAGTTATTTCCCGTTGTTTGCGTTAGAGATGCACGAGCAAGGGAAATACCTAGAGCTAGCTGATCCGAGGCTAGAGGGGAGGGTAAAACGTGAAGAGGTTGAGAAATTAGTGTGCATTGCTCTATGTTGTGTGCACGAGGAGCCATCATTGAGACCTAACATGGTTAGTGTTGTTGGGATGTTGGAAGGCGGTATAGCTTTCGTTCAGCCGAAAGTCGAGTTGCTGAATTTCTTGCGGTTTTATGGGCGGAGATTTACGGAGGCTTCGATGTTGGAGGATGGTAATGAACATAGCAACATTGTGTTGTTCCCCGGAGCAAGTAATTCGGCATCGAGTGCAAGTGATTATCAAGCTTGTTTTTCGTACATCTCTTCGCAAGAGGTATCCGGACCAAGATAGTTTTTGATGGTTCAAATTATGCGGTTCATGTATAGTATATTCACATAATATTTGTGTGTTAAATTTACCATTAATCCTTAAAGAAATTTGTGCAAAGTTTAGAGAATTACACGTTTATTGAGTTTGGTGTGATCATTTAATTTGGAGAAAATCAcacgtttattaattaatattgattCAAATTTCGatataaaatagataaattttgttttaattaataataaaggtTAGTTAAAATAATGCAAAATATTGGAAGTGGCTGACATGATCGAAAAGAGTTGCTGGCAGTTGACCTAGctgataatattaatattattattattattattttaaaataagaatatatatatatatatatatatatatatatatatatatatatatatatatatatatatatatatactgtgaGGTCATAAGACTCCTAAGTCATAACTAACAATGCACAGCCAAATTTTGATTACTGTTTTTGGCTgtcttttgaattttgaatgattcttttgttattattttatcattaagtAATAATCACACCATCACCTTGCGAGATCGCAAGCAAAAGTCCGATTTCATTTTATACACTTAGAAtgctttaaaaaattaacaattttattgataatttaaacaaaattaatcatatttaaataaatgaattttataatatataaaattgtttaaaGTATTATTAAATgatcaattaattataattatattgtatATCATAGTTGTTTGTGATgagttaatttattaatttttttataatttttaaattgaaaaatatctcttttcaaaattaattgttttccattaaatataatataatcattattatataaaaataataaaataatatacttgatggataccgaatcctattttAACTACAATGGAGCCGAATCGCAGGAAATCCACTCTCAGACGATATCGGACGCCCGCCAgaataaccaaatatataagAAAGATGGCCGAATTCACAGGATCCGCCATGATACCATTCAACAAGATAAAGACTGAATTTCTGAGGACTAGGACAAAGCGCATTGACCCCGAAATTCGGATAGATTACCAGATCTACTATATAATCTTGAAATATCTCTGTTATttgatacaaactccaacttaggaagataagttCTAATTTAgaaagataagactatttaggaagacgtttcTAAATatgactcatgtctgaataaaaAAGATCACTCATAATCAAGgtcaattcatataaaataggATTCATTTTCCTACTACAACAGAtatgcaatcatctactataaaaggaacaTGAGGTATTGCCTAAAAACACAACAACAttaatatactcaaaacgctgcttaAAGCTCTAAACTGATTTTAGCATttgagagttaatcggacagcCACCGTCCGATTATCTTCTACCTTATTTTGCAGGCCCCATCCACAGAATTAGAAAGTAGACTCTATCAATACTTTTGAAAGTTATTTGACATATCTATaaacaactaattaaatttgatcAAATAAATATATCTATCAACTAACCGCTACAAGCTATATAACTAGTAACTACAAATGATCCCAAACTAAACAAGCTGTTAATGAGGTAGCTTATTGAACTTCatatatttgaatcttttttgatattgaaacgttaatttttaaaatttaatatgaacctatataaatattatttataagcTGAATTTGAATAGCAAAGAAGAGGCCTAACCATACTCAGAATTGTAATAAAATTGAGggatatttacaaaaatagttaaaaaaatatatttgtaagCCTTAACCGCAAATTGCATACCTCGACGcatctcaatttttattttgtttactctacagttttaaataattttttttaaaatacaatttgaaaccattttaaaaactgttttctaaacaatttttaaatgagTTTCAAATGATTTCAAATTAGTCACGAAGCTAGATTAGGGCCAGACTTcctatctcaatttttttaagttacctttaaaataattaaatcaattttttatacaattccctaactcaaattaaaaaaaattatgtctaTGTTTTGtagtataatatattattttatttttaattaattacgcCTTATCTCAGATTACGGCATGACTTCGTCATTgtttcaaatggtttttaaaaatataatttgcaaatattttttaaaaatcggttcttatatactttcaaaagattttaatatgattttaaacagtttctaaaaacacCTTTCTAAACCATTTCTATAACAATTTCTAAAGAAAGATTATATTTATGAGTTTctggaataaaaaaatttaaattgataatttttttttttcaaatattgtttttgaaaaagtatttttaacaaataaacttAAATTAATCAAGCATGGGATCCGGCCTGAATTCATACAAACTCGGCCAACAAACAGGTCTatctgaaaatattttttttttttgatggggagatatttttttttgatgggAAGATGTTAGATTCACTTCCTAAATTCTCTAAGGCCATCTTCAGCGCACTATGAGTTtaaaactctattttttaaGAGATAAAGTAAGTTCTTTTCTAACCACAAACACTATTTCTAACTCTAAATGAGTTTTTATTCAACCACAAACTTTACCTCTAACTGTAATAGAATATTTTAAAACCACACTAGATTATTATTTTAACGACTTAacttaaattgaaactttttttatatatccatcctaaaaatagaaatatataaTTTCTATCAATATTGAAacaagaaaatttaaataaacatttatattacataataatatattttactatataaaattaaataaatattaatatgttGTTAATTCTAAATAGTGATCCATCTCATTTTTAGAGTGGGTTGGAGATCTCCATGGCAATGCTTTGATTAACTTCGAAATCCAATTAATAGATTTGGGCTTTGAACCTATTGTCTCCTTTGTCCAATCTAAGATGTGGAAGTCCATCGAGTCTGGCCCTAGCAAAGACCCGAAACAGGAAGCGGCCTTCTTGGGCTACTCATagaattctttttcttttaaatatcaaaaatgtcaaaaggataaatatttttatttgatttatttagtatttgagctttattttattctattttaatttttatttattgaatttttttaatttttatttattgtttattttattggattcatataaaatgtaatataattcagtttttattttttgtttatctttaattaaataatatatttatatatttttatttatattttcatttaaatgatttttatttttaaaaatttacaaagtagacttaattatttttaattttattcaaatgttTAGAGTTAAACTCGTTTTCAACTCTAAACTAATACTAAAGAGTCTATTagagttttataattttattattaaactctttaaatttaaagagctaatatttttcaaaatctatCGAAGATTTCTAAATTTATGAACTTgggtttaaataattaaacattcccttagttaatttgttttttttttattatgaatccCTCAGTTAATTTCGTAATAAGGGGGTTCATTCAAATTGCATAAAATCAAAGTATTAAACATTAATTCTCTAATCaatatcattaaaaaggtaaatttaGCTAATGATATTATTTCTTATAATTAACtttaaataaacttaaaatatactaaaaaggtaaattttaGTATAATAAAACAAAAGCCAATTGCATACGCCAACAACGGAAACAACAACTACAATGCGAGataaaaatagtatatttaGATAATTATTCTATAACCGTCCACCTATTTTTTGAagtcatttttatattaatttacttttatattatttatttatttatataatgtaTTGTCTctctttaatattaatataaaattaattttcagtaAACTACATaaataatttcttaaaattttatgaattcTCTCCAGCTATGGActaaattatcataaaaataaattaaaataataattttacttgTATCAATTAGACCCTTCATTAAAATATAAGTTACTGGATTCCCTAATATATAGTTGAtccattttttatcaattagtgtaaaaagggggaaaatataaaatatgatctAAAACcggttaattttttaataattctatattctttttaaaattcattttaatgcGCTATATGTTTTCACTTAATACTTAATATTTTCgctttttagataaatattatttttttgggtttatcgaatatatttaaaaattaagggaTTTTTTCGGTAGTTTTACGGTTTTTCCAACATGTTTGCATGAAATTAATCTATGAAAACTAGAATTTGTATATCAATTGCGCGCTCTTACATCTATCAACCAAGATCTTAATCCATAAACTTTTTTCACAATCTCGACACGAAATTTCAATCAAAAACACAATCGcagaagaaaaataaacttaAGATCTGGCTAGCTATAGCTAGTTTATTATTGATTATAATAATATAGATAATGGATTCATATCTGATAGATGAATCAAGAGAAATAACAGATTTGACAATTACAGATAGGGCACAGAGAAATCATCTCAGGAACAAGCAGATACATCACAGGTCCACAGCAAGAAGCAGCAATGAGAAACGGAGGGTCCTGCTCGTACTCTTCATGCTCAGGGAACACCGGGAAATGCTGGCTGCCGCTGCCCCGGCGACCGGTGAGATCATGCCACATGCTGCTGAAGTGAAACAAACCACCTCCGAGGTTGATTCTGCTGCGGAGATCAAGAACCATTGATCCGTTTATCGGGTTCCTGTAAAAAAGAATCTCACCCTGCAAAAACCACTTGGAATTACAAAACGAAATGAATAAAACACATACgtaaccaatgagctatagctatAGCTCAGTTGGTATAAACGCTAAGAAGCAAACTATTAGATTGTGAATTCAAATCATCTCACCAACACTCCTCCTTTCCgattatcaaaaaagaaaaatgcatatatatataaaattatcaagaaaaagaaagagaaaaagccCTAACATCGAAGCAGCGTTCCCATGGGAAAGGAACGGAGGTTTCGGGACTGCTGAGCAGGAAATACCACAGAGCTTGCACCATCGTATCGCAGTTGAAAGCCATCTCGAATGACTTGGGAAGAAGATGATATAATTatgaggaggaagaagaagagagcAGTGTGAGAAATGAGGAGGAGGTGGGGTTTATTTATAGCTAAAATCTGAGGCCTTGGGGGTTACTTTCTTGACTCACTTTGTATTATTCTGAGTTTGTTGGTATTTTTGTAAGTAACAACTCGGGTAACTCTTTTTTATTCTCTTTGAAAATGataccaaaatttaaaaaattcagtaATTTTAGCTCAACATattctgatataattttaaaagttactTAAATAACACGCGGcgtgatttattatttttatagaaataatatgcgtaaaattgaaaaaactaaGTGAAAATATATGAAGAAACATGTCAAAGAAGAATTAGCAAAATTACTTAGATTATGagctaaaattgtaaaaagaaaaggaatttttagaCTATTAGACTCTTTTTTATACCTTTAGTTTGAGTGAAGCAACACGAAGTAATACTGAAGTCATCTCTAGGTTATGAGATTGTAAGTGCAAATTTAgatattcaattaaaaaaatagagtgaTTGAAGTGAAACATTACATACAATTTATTgatatgaatttcatttttttttctagaTTTAAGAAATGAtttacatttcaattttttaaattttattactttttgaaaaaaaaggcAAGTTGTTGAACCATACGTCAcgacaaataaattttataaatggtaTTATACATAATTCATAAaggtaaaaatatatatatggcATTTAACTATTAGATTAGAGATTTAGACAGGTGAGACAGTTTGTTTCCGTACGCAACATAAAAggtaataaaaagtaaaaaatttaaaaaaagaatatgaaaataaataaaaacaaaatttcggATTTTGTTTAAGTGAGCTGGGCTGTCTAATTTCTAATAAAAACACAGTATGCAGATTCTGGTACCAAAATATTTACAACTATCACTGATGATAACTCTTCAGAAACTGAAATTAGCAGgtccaattatataaaaaataaactattttagctatagaaataatattattgtacAAGATAATATAGATATTAACATAGGCACAATATTGCTAgtattttgaagaaaaaacaaaaattggtTGTAGTCTAcactttatttttgaaaaacaatgTTAAGAATGGGTAAGTTGTGAGTAAAATAGTAAATCCAAACTTAAAATGGAACTTAATTAAATATTGGTTAGGGACTAAGGACTAATTGTTGGAATTAGCTTTAGTGGGATAAAAGAACTCATAAATTATAAgtatttgtaatttataaaaatttggggGACTTGAACTTTAATTCCGCCTCTGCAGTGCAGACTGCAGCTAGCCCATGAAAGGACGAACTAGATTTAAACATGATTACAATCTACGGTAGAGAATTGGCCAAGGAATGGATAGATCAGCACCATTCAATTTTAACTCAACATTTTGTTTCCTTTTTTCCCCTCTCCCTTTCTTTTATCAATCTGCTGcaattaaaataacttttttagaTAAATGGTTGATATAAAcgcaattaaaataattcaggATAAATAATTGGCTATAGATTATTTTGAACAAATTAATAGATTAATATTAATACAACCAAATTcgaaaaaaaacatatattattGGCGAACATTTCTTTTCATATATAATTAGTTCACcacgaaaaattatttaaaacaattaataaatattaaatatatatcttacacaatttttttaaaatgtattttgttCACCACGTCATCTATAAACATAGTCAATTACATAATAATATagtattaaatatgaaaaaacattaattgattaaattatatcGTTGACACTCGTTTAGTAATATATGGAGGTATTATATTATTGATTCTATCCACACAAATAATATGATTAAGAGAGTTagtgtaatttttataaatgtgTAGTCTTAGATAAGACACAATTTTATATAGTCATGAGTGAAGCCATTTGAAAAAAGTGGTGGTAATTTTTGCTATTAATTAGTTAAAGTCACACATGTTATAGATATATATTTaccatttattaattattttatctttttaatattatattaatttataaaatttcacaactttaaataatattcattaataaattattCTTTGGATGAAAATTCTAAAACTATTAAACTCAGTGAATTTTTCGGAACTGCTAGTGGAAGAGATGGATATTAGTGGAGGAAATGTCGTTCAAGTAGGCAATTTCTTCGAACATGTTTAGTCCATAAAATAGAATAGTTATTCAAAATTTGTTGTAATGGTGGAAGTAGAAACGACGATTGAGAAATGTCGCGAGAGTATGATTACGCGGAAGTGTCAACATCAGAAATACTATGTTTGTTTCATCATCTACCGTATGCATTAAACACCCGCGCGTATTACACTATTATTCACttaaaacttataaaaatattcgcTAAATTAAACCTCGAAATGGTCTTTTGAAAAAACAAGTCGTTATCTCTTTAGTTGTGTATGTTTTGAAAGAGATCAATAATCGTAAAATCTCTGGAGCTAAAATCGAACTCTAAACTTTAAAGTAATGTTTATTTACTTTCCCTCTAAAATCGACtctaaacttttcaaatgaTAAGTTTGAACCATGGGTGTAAACAGGCAGAGCCGAGTTTGAATGGGATCAAGCTCGAGAACTTGTGTGTTATATAAGCTTGAACTCAAATTTGAATGGACTTAAATTCTCAAATTTGAGTTCGATTTCGAACAATATTTGAGTTGTTCGAGTTTAAGCTTGagttcaataaaataaaaaagtatttgaaattaccatttttaatattttttatttattttttactataaaatatataaccaaactaattaatatgataattgtttttaatattttttttaaaaactaattaatatgatacatgtaaatttgaaagtataaaaaattaatataataaaagtaaaattattattttatattcataaaagGGTCTGTTTAGGTTTGCAAGTTTTACGAGTCTCTGTAATTAATATTATTCTAGCTCGATTCGAGGTGAAACTCTAATAGCTCGAGCCCAAACTCCGctcaatttttttgaatcaatttcaatattttttatatgtagaTGTAGGTCGGGTGCACACTAATGAGGCACTATAAAGATATGCGTGGCGCAACGACATAAACGTGAGAATCAATGTAAAAATTTGGAGTTGATTTGATATTTTCAAgcaatagttttattttattttatcatatatttttatttaaatttttatttcggATCCAACTTGGTAAACTATCTCTAATTTTTattcaatctttttttttagtttcaatttagcagaaatattttgtttacttctttttttctttttcttttatggtTGTCTGAGAGTTGACGATTTTAATCTTAATAATGAGACAAATTTTGATGATGAATGCGGGATTTTGTTAGTCCTGAAGTTTCTTAATTCGTGCTCTTTATAAG
This window of the Mercurialis annua linkage group LG5, ddMerAnnu1.2, whole genome shotgun sequence genome carries:
- the LOC126680102 gene encoding G-type lectin S-receptor-like serine/threonine-protein kinase At5g35370, whose protein sequence is MKTLFSLTIIFLFCSLVSGAMFTEFLYPNFSASNFRFIDNQGTFLLSRNQTFKVSIFNPGEQSNFYLCVIHVTSHTIIWSANRNAPIPTSGNMELTPQGIHIYEGNTLKWSTPALKSSVQALQLTEMGNLVLLDQLNNSLWQSFDEPTDTIVIAQSLPQGKVLTSGVSDDNLSAGDYRLAITDSDAILQWRGQTYWRLSMETRANRNSNFIVEYMAMNSSGMFLFGRSGLAVVMQMSLSPSDFQIARLDPSGQFIISRLISGAKMEQEFVGPTDGCKIPLVCGKIGLCTENTSKRTSCSCPQGFQKHSSTCMPSDGSSFPQACNNLTKKGDISNNSSDISYIKLGYDMNYFSIQFSQPIRYSVNLSVCQGLCTSDCSCLGIFHENSSGSCYGIENDLGSIISTTALDDQNDLLGFIKVIASSASDGGNTSENEQFPVIAQILLPSTVFLVAVAFGFFWWRRRRISKKKVLKFGQVSSRSSIDLDSFHIPGLPQRFDYEELELATENFKTKIGSGGFGSVYKGIFPDKSIVAVKKLTNLGVQGKKDFCTEIAIIGSIHHVNLVKLRGFCAQGRQRLLVYEYMNRGSLDRTLFGNGPILEWQERFDIALGTARGLSYLHTGCDHKIIHCDVKPENILLHDHFQAKLSDFGLSKLLSPEESSLFTTMRGTRGYLAPEWLTNSAISEKTDVYSFGMVLLELVSGRKNCLTRSQSHSKDNSHSGGGSTSSLVSELSYFPLFALEMHEQGKYLELADPRLEGRVKREEVEKLVCIALCCVHEEPSLRPNMVSVVGMLEGGIAFVQPKVELLNFLRFYGRRFTEASMLEDGNEHSNIVLFPGASNSASSASDYQACFSYISSQEVSGPR